A stretch of Kaistella flava (ex Peng et al. 2021) DNA encodes these proteins:
- a CDS encoding P-loop NTPase fold protein, translating into MKFIDKLMLQLSEHKWVLFLLFFYSSFQSFILRYYQEYIVNKFLVFFSESWVTECTFYLVISLIIVWAINKYIKGFYFKPSTIVYFVIAVFFYSYVRWVFRNDLKSLETIPVLKYFDLIYFIIGTVILLQIFLKFKRNERDIKEEIPFYIDAPIRNSSQDILNRKEKALQVARFIKSNHSDSSMAIGIVGKWGDGKTSFMSLIEESFIDNNDYIVIKFRSWLNVSIISIFNDFFSTVEKEIKPYSIDIAKEIKSYGKSVLPIYKNSVTEILLNSLNLISDKSVSDDFENLDNLLSKLGKKVVVFLDDLDRLQPNEVFELLKLIRNTASFKTFNYIVGYEKDYLIESLKTNQIPNPKKYCDKIFLNEFYLLPISNNEINQYLQESLKRALRNNISDFDKIFERYSLYSQHNLGEVFNSIKNLRDAKRFLNEFFISVERIKDDVDIGDFLIIKLLKFCYNDVYFLIYSNRSKFIGSDDNSGYRYSGGVRRISLKKDDKNCSYDFDESILKKYLKENNLYSTGEFDHLKILFQILFMEHSKESLSFGFNHNFYKYFNDEIDDSEIPTKEYETVINSDWNYIINSIQKWKKGGKLFGLTAHLYHTEIRDFDTKEKFENYLMLLFYLGNLELTEKQLIYFHLDFDYIDRCISNYENKITKRFYGGDTTKYKEFLLSLLYGASFPYIFEMRICKYLFKRIYDEDKNQILAKKDLQHYIIYGFKNFVEKMEYSKDDFFGAFSRASLLNNYQQDINSNAWYEKEIILPEIKEMSKEVIKKFPDQFLTDILDDGGSRKSNNDADQKQIIGINNIILNIFPSYDNFIEFVRKDINNESSIFKNEFLAFADKLPTKDDFIPFEFVFPPLKNKLQKIRNKQFV; encoded by the coding sequence ATGAAATTTATAGATAAATTAATGCTCCAATTATCAGAGCATAAATGGGTGTTGTTTCTGTTATTTTTCTATTCGTCTTTTCAAAGTTTTATCTTACGTTATTATCAAGAGTATATTGTAAATAAATTTCTAGTATTCTTTTCTGAATCTTGGGTTACTGAATGTACCTTCTATCTAGTCATTTCTTTAATCATAGTTTGGGCTATTAACAAATACATAAAGGGGTTTTATTTTAAACCGAGCACTATCGTCTATTTTGTAATTGCAGTATTTTTTTATTCTTATGTGAGATGGGTTTTTCGTAATGATTTAAAATCATTAGAAACAATACCTGTTCTTAAATATTTTGATCTCATTTATTTTATAATTGGAACTGTTATCTTGTTGCAAATTTTTTTGAAATTTAAGAGAAATGAAAGAGATATTAAGGAAGAAATTCCTTTTTATATAGATGCTCCTATTCGTAATTCGTCACAAGATATTCTCAATAGAAAAGAAAAGGCATTACAAGTTGCCCGATTTATAAAAAGTAATCATTCGGATTCATCTATGGCGATAGGAATAGTAGGGAAATGGGGAGATGGAAAAACTTCTTTTATGAGTTTGATAGAGGAATCATTTATTGACAATAATGACTATATAGTAATTAAATTTCGGAGTTGGTTAAATGTTTCGATCATATCAATTTTTAATGATTTTTTTAGTACTGTTGAAAAAGAAATTAAACCCTATAGCATAGATATTGCAAAAGAAATAAAAAGCTATGGAAAATCAGTTTTGCCTATTTATAAAAATTCAGTGACAGAAATTTTATTAAATTCTTTAAATCTCATATCCGATAAGAGTGTTTCAGATGATTTTGAAAATTTAGATAATCTTCTTAGTAAGTTAGGCAAAAAAGTAGTGGTGTTTTTAGATGATTTAGATAGGCTGCAACCTAATGAAGTATTTGAATTGCTAAAGTTAATTAGAAATACGGCTTCTTTTAAAACATTCAATTATATTGTAGGCTATGAAAAAGATTATCTTATAGAGTCACTCAAAACTAATCAAATCCCAAATCCAAAAAAATATTGTGATAAAATCTTTTTAAATGAATTTTATTTGTTGCCAATTAGCAATAATGAGATAAATCAATATTTACAAGAAAGTTTAAAAAGAGCTTTGAGAAATAATATTTCTGATTTCGATAAAATTTTTGAAAGATATTCTCTTTATTCTCAACACAACTTAGGTGAGGTATTTAATTCAATTAAGAACCTGCGGGATGCAAAAAGATTTCTAAATGAATTTTTCATCAGCGTTGAAAGAATAAAAGATGATGTTGACATTGGGGATTTTCTTATAATAAAGTTATTGAAATTCTGTTATAATGACGTGTATTTTTTAATTTATTCGAATAGAAGTAAATTTATCGGGAGTGATGATAATTCAGGTTATCGTTATTCCGGTGGGGTGAGAAGAATTAGCCTTAAAAAAGATGATAAAAATTGTTCTTACGATTTTGATGAATCAATTTTAAAAAAATATCTGAAAGAAAATAATTTGTATAGTACCGGAGAGTTTGATCATTTAAAGATATTATTCCAAATCCTTTTTATGGAACACTCAAAGGAATCTTTATCATTTGGCTTTAATCATAATTTTTATAAATACTTCAATGATGAAATTGATGATTCTGAAATTCCGACTAAGGAATATGAAACGGTAATAAATTCTGACTGGAACTATATTATAAATAGCATTCAGAAATGGAAAAAGGGTGGAAAATTGTTTGGACTGACAGCTCATTTATATCATACTGAAATCAGAGATTTTGATACCAAAGAAAAATTTGAAAACTATCTAATGCTTTTGTTTTATTTGGGGAATTTAGAGCTAACCGAAAAACAGTTAATTTATTTTCATCTTGATTTTGATTATATTGATCGATGTATTAGTAATTACGAAAATAAAATTACTAAAAGATTTTATGGAGGTGATACTACCAAATATAAAGAGTTTTTGCTAAGTCTTCTTTATGGAGCTAGTTTTCCATACATTTTTGAAATGAGGATTTGTAAATATTTATTTAAAAGAATATATGATGAGGATAAAAATCAAATATTGGCAAAAAAGGATCTACAACATTACATAATTTATGGATTTAAGAACTTTGTAGAAAAAATGGAATATTCTAAAGATGATTTCTTTGGTGCATTTAGTAGAGCGAGCTTATTGAATAATTATCAACAAGATATTAATAGTAATGCTTGGTATGAAAAAGAAATAATTCTTCCTGAAATAAAAGAAATGTCAAAAGAAGTAATTAAAAAATTTCCGGATCAATTTCTTACAGATATTTTAGATGATGGAGGCAGTAGAAAATCCAATAACGATGCTGATCAAAAACAAATTATAGGTATAAATAACATTATATTAAATATCTTTCCTTCCTATGATAATTTTATAGAGTTTGTAAGGAAAGATATAAATAATGAATCGAGTATTTTTAAAAATGAATTTTTAGCATTTGCAGATAAGTTACCAACAAAGGATGACTTTATTCCATTTGAATTTGTTTTTCCGCCATTAAAAAATAAATTGCAGAAAATTAGAAATAAGCAATTTGTATAA
- a CDS encoding tetratricopeptide repeat protein gives MKPKYLKLFFLIISINLFSQEENKEEIYNKYLRNGAYKYSYYRPEYQTYIDSALVLLPKNAFLWQQKAMPYFKRKKYELGMQYIDKAVLYDDKYDKYLSYRAFIKCIFQKNYNDALTDFDVLISHYNKGLIMDHYFYFYKALCLIQLNRYEEAPKYMNLSMELNIQNGGTPHYLELFYMGIIFYEKRQYTEAIQYFDKSLEQYPNFSDAQFYKAETYYFMHQKKEALEYFIKAKENLDKGYSINEDNAFYEDYPYQIKKWMIKNYFDILDYHQ, from the coding sequence ATGAAGCCCAAATATCTTAAATTATTTTTTTTAATTATTAGTATAAATTTATTTTCTCAAGAAGAAAATAAAGAAGAAATATATAATAAATATTTGCGAAACGGAGCATATAAATATTCATATTACAGACCCGAATATCAAACATATATAGATTCTGCTTTGGTATTACTTCCTAAGAATGCTTTCTTGTGGCAACAAAAAGCAATGCCATATTTTAAAAGAAAAAAATATGAGTTAGGAATGCAGTACATTGATAAAGCAGTATTGTATGACGATAAATATGATAAATACTTATCATATCGAGCTTTCATCAAATGTATTTTTCAGAAAAATTATAATGATGCATTAACGGATTTCGATGTTTTAATTAGCCATTATAATAAAGGATTAATTATGGATCATTATTTTTATTTCTACAAAGCATTGTGCCTGATACAACTAAATAGGTATGAAGAAGCCCCAAAATACATGAACTTGTCTATGGAATTGAACATTCAAAATGGAGGTACCCCTCATTATCTTGAATTATTCTATATGGGCATTATTTTTTATGAAAAAAGACAGTATACAGAAGCTATTCAATATTTTGACAAAAGTTTAGAACAATATCCCAACTTTTCTGATGCACAATTTTACAAAGCCGAAACTTATTATTTTATGCACCAAAAAAAAGAAGCATTAGAATATTTTATAAAAGCAAAAGAAAATTTAGATAAAGGATATAGTATAAATGAAGATAATGCATTCTATGAAGATTATCCTTATCAAATTAAGAAATGGATGATAAAAAATTATTTTGACATTTTAGATTACCATCAGTAG
- a CDS encoding alpha/beta hydrolase-fold protein, producing MYKKIRTIITFLFFTTSFFSHAQTQLFDNIKVDSLTFVKNRNSINNLSNDFFEKHVYTEDEGEIPYRLLLPQNYNREQNYPVIIAFHNSSRIGNDNEKQLEPLSKIWIREEIYNKYHAFVIVPQFNERSSNYTKDKNEILVSKPFNDIHLIFGLLEKFQKEYKIDKSRIYLVGYSMGASTAQNLISISTNKFAAIVSVAAVPDFSNSKALRNKNIFLIHGEKDTENPYEGSLKLFEKLKGNKNLVFKTYNELNHGNITIPLLLNDEIPNWLFKQKK from the coding sequence ATGTATAAGAAAATTAGAACAATTATCACATTTTTATTCTTCACAACATCATTCTTTTCTCATGCTCAAACTCAGCTTTTCGATAATATAAAAGTAGATAGTTTGACTTTTGTAAAGAACAGAAATTCAATCAATAATTTATCAAATGATTTTTTTGAAAAACACGTTTATACTGAAGACGAAGGGGAAATACCTTATAGATTATTACTTCCCCAAAATTATAATAGGGAACAAAATTATCCTGTCATAATAGCTTTTCACAATTCATCAAGAATTGGAAATGATAATGAAAAACAGCTTGAACCCTTATCAAAAATTTGGATTAGGGAAGAAATTTATAATAAATATCATGCATTTGTTATTGTACCACAATTCAATGAACGGTCTTCAAATTATACAAAAGATAAAAATGAAATTCTCGTTTCAAAACCTTTCAATGATATTCATTTGATTTTTGGTTTATTGGAAAAATTCCAAAAAGAATATAAAATTGATAAATCTAGAATATATTTAGTTGGATATTCTATGGGAGCATCAACTGCTCAAAATTTAATAAGTATATCAACAAATAAATTTGCGGCAATTGTTTCTGTTGCTGCTGTCCCCGATTTCTCCAATTCAAAGGCTTTAAGAAATAAGAATATCTTTTTAATTCACGGGGAAAAGGATACTGAAAATCCTTATGAAGGAAGCCTAAAATTATTTGAAAAATTAAAAGGCAATAAAAACTTGGTATTCAAAACTTATAATGAACTTAATCACGGAAATATTACAATTCCATTATTGTTAAATGATGAAATTCCAAATTGGTTGTTCAAACAAAAAAAATAA
- a CDS encoding peptidase domain-containing ABC transporter — protein sequence MKKNFPFYKQPDAKDCGPTCLRIISKFYGKTIPLQQIRNLSETTREGSSLLGLSEAAENLGFRSLGVQVDFNTLQEEVPLPCVVHWNKQHFVVVYKIDKSGKVYISDPSYGLITYTKVEFIKHWIGENADETTEEGIALLLETTPAFYKNEFDEDEKKMTFSFLSKYLLKYKSLVIQLAVGLLAGSLLSLILPFLTQSIVDVGIQNQDLNFIYLVLIAQIMLFLGRMGIEVIRSWILLHLSTRINISIISDFFIKLMKLPISFFDTRMTGDIMQRINDHTRIEQLLTSSSLNTLFSLVNLIIFSIVLLFYDYRLFLVYLVGAILYIVWITFFLKKRKELDYKRFSQISQEQSKVIELVNGMQEIKMHNAEKQKRWGWEFLQVKLFKLRIKSLSLEQWQSVGGNFINQMKDILVSFLSAKLVLSGNLTLGMMLSVQYIIGQLNSPLMQLVEFIRQSQDAKISLERLGEIHDKEDEENKDEQYVSEIPQNNIEVSNMSFRYIGSDQYVFENLNLSIPYQKTTAFVGASGSGKTTLLKLLMKFYEPTNGEIKIGNTNLKNISPKIWRDHCGVVMQEGYVFNDTIAGNIAIGEDYIDKQKLRKAVEIANIKDFIEGLPLSYNTKIGNEGLGVSGGQKQRLFIARAVYKSPEYIFFDEATSALDANNEKVIMENLENFFKGKTAIVIAHRLSTVKHADKIVVLDRGKVVEEGNHSELVAKKGEYYRLVKNQLELGS from the coding sequence TTGAAAAAAAACTTTCCCTTCTACAAACAACCCGATGCCAAAGACTGTGGCCCTACTTGCCTTAGAATAATTTCCAAATTCTATGGTAAAACAATTCCATTACAGCAAATCCGAAATCTTTCTGAGACGACAAGAGAAGGAAGTTCATTGCTTGGCTTAAGCGAAGCAGCAGAAAATTTAGGATTCAGAAGTCTTGGTGTACAAGTTGATTTCAATACTTTACAAGAGGAAGTTCCATTGCCTTGTGTTGTTCATTGGAATAAGCAGCATTTTGTAGTGGTTTACAAAATTGATAAATCAGGAAAGGTTTACATTTCTGACCCTAGTTATGGTTTAATCACTTATACCAAGGTAGAATTCATAAAACACTGGATTGGTGAAAATGCTGATGAAACCACAGAAGAAGGAATTGCCTTATTATTAGAAACTACACCAGCTTTTTATAAAAATGAATTTGATGAAGATGAGAAAAAAATGACCTTTTCTTTTCTTTCAAAATACTTACTAAAATACAAATCATTAGTTATTCAGCTTGCAGTAGGATTATTAGCTGGAAGTTTACTTTCGCTTATTCTTCCCTTTCTTACCCAAAGCATCGTAGATGTTGGAATTCAAAATCAGGATTTGAACTTTATCTATCTTGTTCTAATAGCACAAATAATGCTTTTTCTTGGAAGAATGGGTATTGAAGTAATACGAAGCTGGATCTTGTTACATCTTTCTACGAGAATCAATATTTCTATTATCTCCGATTTCTTCATTAAATTAATGAAACTCCCAATCAGTTTTTTTGATACGAGAATGACGGGAGACATTATGCAGCGTATCAATGACCACACGAGAATAGAACAGTTGCTTACAAGCTCTTCGCTCAATACTTTATTTTCATTAGTCAATCTAATTATTTTCAGTATCGTATTGCTGTTTTATGATTACAGATTATTTTTGGTGTATTTGGTTGGAGCTATTCTTTACATAGTTTGGATTACTTTTTTTCTAAAAAAAAGAAAAGAACTGGATTACAAAAGGTTTTCCCAAATATCCCAAGAGCAAAGCAAAGTCATTGAATTGGTAAACGGAATGCAGGAAATCAAAATGCACAACGCAGAAAAACAAAAACGTTGGGGCTGGGAATTTTTGCAGGTCAAATTGTTTAAACTGAGAATAAAATCTTTGTCATTAGAGCAATGGCAATCTGTTGGTGGAAATTTCATCAATCAGATGAAAGATATTTTAGTAAGTTTTCTTTCTGCTAAGTTGGTTTTGAGTGGAAACCTTACTTTGGGAATGATGCTTTCCGTTCAATATATCATCGGACAATTAAATAGCCCTTTAATGCAATTAGTTGAATTTATAAGACAATCGCAGGATGCAAAAATATCGCTGGAACGTTTGGGAGAAATTCACGATAAGGAAGACGAAGAGAATAAAGATGAACAATATGTTTCAGAAATTCCACAAAATAATATAGAGGTTAGTAATATGTCTTTTAGATACATCGGTTCAGACCAATATGTTTTTGAAAATCTCAATCTTTCAATTCCTTATCAAAAAACTACTGCTTTCGTTGGAGCCAGCGGAAGTGGAAAAACTACACTTCTCAAATTATTAATGAAATTCTATGAACCCACCAATGGAGAAATTAAAATAGGAAATACCAACCTGAAGAACATTTCTCCTAAAATATGGAGAGACCATTGTGGAGTTGTAATGCAAGAAGGTTATGTTTTTAATGATACAATTGCCGGAAATATTGCAATAGGTGAAGATTACATTGATAAACAAAAGCTAAGAAAAGCTGTAGAAATAGCAAATATCAAAGATTTTATTGAAGGACTTCCATTAAGTTATAATACTAAAATCGGAAACGAAGGACTTGGTGTTAGTGGAGGACAAAAACAAAGATTATTCATTGCAAGAGCCGTTTACAAATCTCCGGAATACATTTTTTTTGATGAAGCGACCAGTGCGTTGGATGCCAATAATGAAAAAGTTATCATGGAAAATCTTGAAAATTTCTTCAAAGGAAAAACGGCTATTGTGATTGCGCACCGATTATCAACCGTAAAACATGCCGATAAAATTGTAGTGTTGGATAGAGGAAAAGTTGTGGAAGAAGGAAATCACTCAGAATTAGTGGCAAAAAAAGGAGAATATTATCGACTTGTTAAAAATCAATTGGAACTTGGCTCATAA
- a CDS encoding serine hydrolase domain-containing protein, giving the protein MKYHALLFLLLLLASSCKTNKINTKECSSLSSTIDSIALNNNFNGVILVAKDSTIQYKKAFGYSDLGNKTELKTSDLFFIGSISKQITAVLILREYEKGNLKLTDKINKYLPINQPWADQVTIHHLLTHTHGIVEIDQPLEFGVGTKFHYSQIGFGLLSQILEKIYHKSFEEISTNLFNEYGLKNTFHPDNKNYKHLVKGYEENKNGKLIYAEGNPVKYIAAGGLISNVEDILKWNKLLYSGKLVKSTTLDLMRTRFATRVHPIFDEIEYGYGLLFKDKQQNIEIGAFGYSPGFPSAAYYYPQTNMNLIVLENIGVHLDDFKQTFKVHTDLMDLIKNLKL; this is encoded by the coding sequence ATGAAATATCATGCTTTACTCTTTCTATTACTTCTATTAGCGTCGTCTTGTAAGACTAATAAAATCAATACTAAAGAATGCTCTTCTTTATCATCTACAATAGATAGCATTGCTTTAAATAATAACTTCAATGGTGTAATTTTAGTAGCAAAAGATTCTACAATTCAATATAAAAAGGCATTTGGTTATTCGGATTTAGGCAACAAAACGGAATTAAAAACAAGCGATCTTTTTTTTATAGGATCAATCAGTAAGCAAATTACTGCAGTTTTAATTCTTAGAGAGTATGAAAAAGGTAATTTAAAGCTCACCGATAAAATCAATAAATATCTACCTATTAATCAACCTTGGGCAGATCAGGTCACTATCCATCATTTACTCACTCATACTCATGGAATTGTCGAAATTGACCAACCTCTTGAATTTGGAGTAGGCACTAAATTCCATTATTCGCAGATAGGATTTGGATTGCTTTCTCAAATACTTGAGAAAATATATCATAAATCTTTTGAGGAAATATCAACTAATTTATTTAATGAATATGGATTAAAAAACACCTTTCATCCAGATAATAAAAATTATAAACATCTTGTAAAAGGGTATGAGGAAAATAAAAATGGAAAATTGATTTATGCCGAAGGAAATCCTGTAAAATATATTGCCGCAGGAGGATTAATTTCTAACGTAGAAGATATATTGAAATGGAATAAACTTCTATATTCTGGGAAACTTGTAAAGTCCACAACTTTAGATCTAATGAGAACTAGATTCGCAACGAGAGTTCATCCGATATTTGATGAAATTGAATATGGTTATGGATTATTATTCAAAGATAAACAGCAAAATATCGAAATCGGTGCATTTGGATACAGTCCCGGTTTTCCTTCAGCAGCGTATTATTATCCTCAAACAAATATGAATTTAATAGTCTTAGAAAATATTGGAGTTCATTTAGATGATTTCAAACAAACTTTTAAAGTTCATACAGATTTGATGGATTTAATTAAGAATTTAAAATTGTAG
- a CDS encoding radical SAM protein: MKKITSFVLKVASRCNLNCSYCYMYNLGDNTYLSQPKFMSIETITIFAMKLNEYCIRNDVKYLQIVFHGGEPLLWSMDNYKKSVEIFTKTIKNVTFDFALQTNGVTLDDKWCQLFKNLNIRVGISMDGPKKHHDKYRVFHNGKGSYDKVMTAIERGKKYGFNSILSVVNLDISPEEFYDELKNLDVQNFNLLLPDGHYDNLPDGFHSDKVNTIDHTPYADWLIEVFKIWKTDTNRPMIRFFRTLIELIMGEQIGDQMLGTLTNGVAVLETNGALEVSDSIRACYEGITRNNLNIFNNSIEDLHDDPLFEIYFNSHSMLNEKCINCLLSNICGGGFLGNRYSNENGFDNPTIYCYDTIKLVSFIQNDILSSLPNDINNSLEIHSLDYAEMVHEINISTSSKIDKSIKNKLNSFKSNVKERNITC; encoded by the coding sequence ATGAAAAAAATAACATCTTTTGTTCTGAAAGTAGCCAGCCGTTGCAACTTAAATTGTTCTTATTGTTATATGTATAATTTAGGAGATAATACTTATTTATCACAACCTAAATTTATGTCAATTGAAACGATTACAATATTCGCAATGAAACTGAATGAATATTGTATAAGAAACGATGTAAAATATTTACAAATAGTTTTTCACGGTGGAGAACCGTTATTGTGGTCAATGGATAACTATAAGAAGTCTGTCGAAATTTTCACTAAAACAATTAAAAATGTGACATTCGATTTCGCATTGCAGACTAATGGAGTAACTCTTGATGATAAATGGTGTCAACTTTTTAAAAATCTCAATATAAGAGTTGGGATAAGTATGGATGGCCCTAAAAAACATCACGATAAATATCGAGTCTTCCATAATGGAAAGGGGTCTTATGATAAAGTAATGACAGCAATTGAAAGGGGAAAGAAATATGGATTTAATAGTATTTTATCTGTTGTTAATTTAGACATCTCTCCAGAAGAGTTTTATGATGAGCTGAAAAACTTGGATGTCCAGAATTTCAATTTATTATTACCTGATGGTCATTATGATAATTTACCTGATGGTTTTCATAGTGATAAGGTTAATACAATAGATCATACCCCATACGCTGATTGGCTTATTGAAGTGTTTAAAATATGGAAAACTGATACCAATAGACCTATGATCCGTTTCTTCCGAACACTGATAGAGCTTATTATGGGAGAACAAATTGGAGATCAAATGTTAGGAACATTAACAAATGGTGTTGCAGTATTGGAAACAAATGGCGCTTTGGAGGTTTCAGACTCTATCAGGGCTTGTTATGAGGGAATTACTAGAAATAATCTCAATATTTTTAATAATAGCATTGAGGATTTGCATGATGACCCTCTATTCGAAATATATTTTAATAGTCATAGTATGCTGAATGAAAAATGTATAAACTGTTTGCTCTCAAACATATGTGGTGGCGGGTTTTTAGGAAATAGATATTCTAATGAAAATGGATTTGATAACCCTACTATATATTGTTATGATACTATCAAACTTGTTTCATTTATACAAAATGATATTCTGTCTTCTCTACCAAATGATATAAACAATTCATTGGAAATCCATTCTTTGGATTATGCAGAAATGGTACACGAGATTAATATCTCTACTTCTTCTAAAATTGATAAAAGCATTAAAAATAAATTAAATTCTTTTAAATCAAATGTTAAAGAAAGGAATATTACTTGTTAA
- a CDS encoding HlyD family secretion protein: MESKKDILDNIELRSESVQDILSQPPHWMIRWGNTIIFIILLLILVMSYIIKYPEFVPASVIITSQNPPEKLEARTNSKIEKILIKDHQKVKTGQVMMVLQSTANYHDILELKDITDSLSTNQLQSFPLQKVSTFKLGEIQSDYNSFAKAFQDERLFTRLQPYAPENLAANQSLSEYRGRIANLQQQRSIEVAKYELTKKNFQRSQELFNQGVIAALELENEKIKFLQAEQNLKNINISLSQMQEAISGLNKTKSGASINTEKDKINYSSQTLQLYEQLRKSLRQWEQSYLFISSTDGTVSFQQFWGENQFVKQGDVLMSILPENTESLIGRMQIPSANSGKVQTGQKVLIKLDNYRFQEYGIIEGKVQNISLTPDENGNYYVDVILPKRLKTSYNKTLPFDKELKGNGEIVTEDLRLIERFFFQIRKLLGYQT, translated from the coding sequence ATGGAATCCAAAAAAGATATATTAGATAATATTGAACTACGCAGCGAAAGTGTTCAAGACATTCTTTCACAACCACCCCATTGGATGATTCGGTGGGGAAATACTATTATTTTCATTATTTTACTATTGATTCTCGTAATGAGCTATATCATCAAATATCCGGAATTTGTCCCGGCAAGTGTTATCATCACTTCCCAAAATCCACCGGAAAAGTTAGAAGCCAGAACCAATTCTAAAATTGAAAAAATTTTAATCAAAGACCATCAAAAAGTAAAAACAGGACAGGTAATGATGGTACTTCAATCTACGGCAAATTATCACGACATTTTGGAATTGAAAGATATTACCGACTCATTATCAACCAATCAGTTACAATCTTTCCCACTTCAAAAAGTATCGACTTTTAAATTGGGAGAAATACAGAGCGATTACAATAGTTTTGCAAAAGCTTTTCAAGATGAAAGATTATTTACAAGATTACAACCTTATGCCCCGGAAAACCTTGCCGCAAACCAAAGCCTTTCTGAATATAGAGGAAGAATCGCCAATCTTCAACAGCAAAGGAGCATTGAAGTTGCCAAATATGAATTAACAAAAAAGAATTTTCAGCGTTCGCAAGAGCTATTTAATCAAGGCGTTATTGCAGCACTAGAATTGGAAAATGAAAAAATAAAATTTCTTCAGGCGGAACAAAATCTTAAAAACATTAATATTTCTCTTTCTCAAATGCAAGAAGCCATTTCTGGTCTGAATAAAACAAAAAGCGGAGCTTCTATCAATACAGAAAAAGATAAGATTAATTATTCTTCCCAAACTCTGCAATTATATGAACAATTAAGAAAATCCTTGCGACAATGGGAACAAAGCTATTTATTCATTTCTTCAACGGACGGTACTGTAAGCTTTCAGCAGTTTTGGGGAGAAAATCAATTTGTAAAACAAGGAGATGTGCTAATGTCAATACTTCCTGAAAATACAGAATCTCTAATTGGAAGAATGCAAATTCCTTCTGCGAATTCAGGAAAAGTACAAACGGGACAGAAAGTTTTAATAAAACTTGATAATTACCGCTTTCAAGAATACGGAATTATCGAGGGAAAAGTCCAAAATATTTCACTTACACCCGATGAAAATGGAAATTATTATGTCGATGTAATTCTGCCAAAACGCTTGAAAACGTCTTATAATAAAACATTGCCATTTGATAAAGAATTAAAAGGCAATGGTGAAATCGTAACGGAAGATTTGCGTTTGATAGAGAGATTTTTCTTTCAAATTAGGAAATTATTAGGCTATCAAACTTAA